The Nostoc sp. 'Peltigera membranacea cyanobiont' N6 genome contains the following window.
TCTGGTTTTCGGGTTGAATTCTTGCTGGACTAATTAGCTGCATTAGGTGGTTCAGGAGGTTCAGGCAACCTAGTCTTTCCTGGCTTACGGGGTGGAGTGAAATTTTCCCGCACAATTGCTGATGTACTATTACTAAAATCAGGGGGGGATTGGCGGTAGAGTAATTCCATTTCATTCCCTGCCTTCCGAAAAACTTTGATTTGGTTAACTACAAAACTTTGAAATAGGCGATAAAATACCAAACTAATAATGGCAACTATTAGCCCCGTTGCCGTAGCAATTAGAGATTCACCAATACCAGTAGTTACACCAGCTGTCGATTCAGTTCCCAAATCGCCAATCCGAATTGCTCGCAAAGCTCTGATTAAACCCAAAACCGTGCCCAACAATCCCAGCAGGGGCGCGAGGGCAATCACGGCTTCTAAAAGCTTTTCACCCCGCCGCATTCCAGCCAATTCATCTTCTGCTG
Protein-coding sequences here:
- a CDS encoding MotA/TolQ/ExbB proton channel family protein — encoded protein: MDILDLFYKGGPAMWPLLVLSVLAFSVIFERLWFWLRILTQEKQIVDRILDAAQDNWQAAADIAKQASHQPVGRFLYAPLRFPKTDVETFRLALEATAEDELAGMRRGEKLLEAVIALAPLLGLLGTVLGLIRALRAIRIGDLGTESTAGVTTGIGESLIATATGLIVAIISLVFYRLFQSFVVNQIKVFRKAGNEMELLYRQSPPDFSNSTSAIVRENFTPPRKPGKTRLPEPPEPPNAAN